Proteins from a single region of Equus asinus isolate D_3611 breed Donkey chromosome 17, EquAss-T2T_v2, whole genome shotgun sequence:
- the LOC106844043 gene encoding olfactory receptor 5W2-like: MVVENCTVITDFIFLGLSDRQDVQQGLFVLFLLVYGITVIANLGMILLIKMDSSLHTPMYYFLSNLSFCDVCYSTTVSPKMLVDFLSEQKRIPYSFCAIQMYFWGVFADVECLMLAVMAYDRYVAICNPLLYTIAMSRRVCTQLVSIVYIEGLIDSTIFTCCIFQLSFCNSNIINHFFCDIPPLLALSTSDTTVNEIVLFTFSTCVVGCSIVTVLLSYIYIITTILRMNSAEGRYKAFSTCASHLTAVAVFHGTLLFMYLRPSSSYSMDTDKMASVFYTVVIPMLNPLIYSLRNKDVKGALKKAISTKLSPG, encoded by the coding sequence ATGGTTGTTGAGAACTGCACCGTGATTACTGACTTCATTTTCCTAGGACTTTCTGACAGGCAGGATGTGCAGCAGGGTCTCTTTGTACTCTTTCTGCTGGTTTATGGCATAACTGTGATTGCCAATCTAGGGATGATCCTGCTGATCAAAATGGACTCCagtctccacacacccatgtattatTTCTTGAGCAATCTGTCTTTCTGTGATGTCTGCTACTCCACCACTGTTTCTCCAAAGATGTTGGTTGATTTCTTATCTGAGCAAAAGAGGATTCCATATAGTTTCTGTGCCATCCAGATGTATTTTTGGGGTGTCTTTGCGGATGTGGAATGTCTTATGTTGGCTGTCATGGCATATGACCGTTATGTAGCTATTTGCAATCCACTTCTTTATACAATCGCGATGTCCAGGAGAGTCTGTACCCAGCTAGTGTCCATTGTGTACATTGAAGGTTTGATTGATTCCACAATCTTCACCTGTTGCATATTTCAGCTGTCATTCTGCAATTCCAATATCAtcaatcactttttctgtgataTCCCACCCTTACTAGCCCTGTCCACCTCAGATACAACCGTCAATGAAATAGTGTTGTTCACTTTCAGTACCTGTGTCGTAGGTTGCAGCATTGTCACTGTCCTCCTCTCCTACATCTACATAATAACTACCATCCTTAGAATGAACTCAGCCGAGGGAAGATACAAAGCCTTCTCTACATGTGCCTCCCACCTGACTGCTGTGGCTGTATTTCATGGCACACTCCTCTTTATGTATTTGCGACCCAGCTCGAGTTACTCTATGGACACGGATAAAATGGCCTCCGTTTTCTACACAGTTGTCATCCCTATGTTAAATCCACTGATCTACAGCTTAAGGAATAAGGATGTGAAAGGTGCCCTGAAAAAAGCAATTAGCACTAAATTATCTCCTGGGTGA